The DNA region AGCTTCCAGACCTGCTCCGCCGGCCAGCGCTCCGCCCAGCTTCCGGGAGTATTGAAACGGTCGGGGCTAGCGGGTGGCGCTTGCAGTTCCAGATAGTCGATGACCTCGAATCCGGTTCCCCTGAAAAGGGCCAGCCAGTCGGAGATGGGCAGGTTGAACTCGATTCCACCGGGGTCGACCTGTGACAGGGTCGAGTCGAGTCGCCGCAACCCGAAGTAGTCGCGATGCAGTGTGGGCTCGCACGCGGCACCGCTTGGCGGCGTGCAGATCATCGCCAGAGGTGTATGGCCGAGAAAGACCAGCTCACCGCCGGGCTTCAGCAATCGATGGGCTTCGGGGATCCAGATTGCGGGATCGCACCAGATCGCGGCTCCGTACTCGCTGATCGCAAAGTCGAAGTGGCCGGCGGCATAGGGGACCGTCTCGGCGTTTCCATGGTGGAGAGTCAGCTCGACTCCGTGCTCGCTGGCCAGACGGCGCGCGGTGCTGAGCTGGCGCTCCGAGTTGTCGATTCCGACCGCGGTCGCACCACGGCGAGCCATCCAGCCCGAAACATAGCCCGTGCCACATCCCAACTCGATCGTGTGCAGTCCAGTCATGTCTTCCGGTAACAGACCCAGCTGCGATTCCGGGAGCTGCCAGCAACCCCAGATGGGTTCCTCGGTTCGCCAGCTGCGCTCTCCGGCCGAGATCCAATCGTCGGCCATCCCGTCCCAGTAGGCGCGATTCTCGCGGACGTGCTCGGGAAGTTCTTCGTCGGGCATGACCGATGGGGTAGCACGAATCCCACCGGACCGGAAAGGGGACGTCCGACCTCCTGTCCGACTATTGGGATCGAATGAAGAGGACGTCGCGTTCCCGCTGCTCAACGAACGTACCGGACCGCCCTTCACTCCTCAGCGCATCGTGGAGTGGGCGTAGATCACTCGCATAGAAGGATTCGAGCAGCTCGACCATCTGCTGTACGTCTACGGATTCACGTCGGGCCAGAGGTTTCTCGAGCAGAGCGAGCACGAGTTGCTTGAGCCCGTCGAGGGACTCGCCCGCGAGATAGCCGCCGAGCGCCGCAACGAGCTGCGAATCCAGCTGGCGGACCCCCGCAAGCCGCGAACCACGCAGTGAGGGCGCGGGGTCGAGAGAGGATCGGCGCTCGAGGTGGCCGACGAGGGCCAGGAGATCGATCAAGGTGTCGAAAGCCTGCTTCGCTCGCAGACGAGAACGGAAGTGACCGAACCAGGTGAACTCGAAGACGTCCCAGACCGGGGTTGAAGTGGTAAAGCAGAGCAAAGTCCGCCTCTCACTCCAGCGCAGACCGATCGCCGGGTAGAGGAACGAGAACGCGCCCTCCACGTTATGCGGCGGCTCGAAGCTGCGAATCAGTTCGTTCTCAACCGCAAGAGCCTCTCGCTCCGACGGCTGCACGCGGATCTCGAGCTGGCTCGCTTCGCGCACGAGCATCCGCATCTTGCGGTGGACCTTCTTGCGCGAGGCATTGCGGTAGCTCGAAAGCCTGCGCCGAAGATTTGCCGCTTTTCCGACGTAGAGCACGGCTCCGTCGTCGTCCTTGAAGAGGTAGACACCGGGCGAGGTCGGCAACTGCGCGATCCGCTCCGCACCGAACGTCCGATCAAAGCGCTTCATCCCCACGGCGAGAGGATAGTCCGCAATCTCGCCGCGCGCTCGACGGTCGGGATCCGGGAATGCGGTGTGTACCTCAGTCCGAAAAGTCCTCCTGAGTGAACTTCGCGAGCCTCTCGATCCACCACGGCGGTGCGTTGCTCATCAGGGTGTTCAGATCGAAGTAGTCGCGCCACAGGGTGATCTTGTCGTCCCGGAAGGTCTGCACGGAAACGAAAGGCAGGCTGACCTTCTCCCCTGTGTGGAAGTACCAGTGCTCGGTGTGCTCCGTGATCACCGTGTCGCCTTCCGCCACGATCCGGTGGGTCTCGTGCTCGTGTTTCTCGATGGGCTCGAGACCGATTCGGAGGCGTTTCGCGACGTTTTCCGGACCGACTGCGCCAAAATCGGGCGTCGGAACATCCTGGTACAGTCCGTCGGCCGCGAAGAACTCGCCAACCGCGTCGTAGTCGCGATCCTCGTAGAGTCTCTTCCAGAACTCCACGACCCGTGCCTTGTTCCGCTCGCTCTCCGACATGATCAACCCTCCCAGGTTCGGACTCGAAACGATCGGGCGGTGCGGTGCTATCCTCCGCGCTCCGCCGTTCCCCGAGGAGACTACATGTATTGGCAGCTCAGGATGGTGCTGGCGACTGTACTCGTCCTTGCCGCTTGCACAGCCGATCCGCAAAGCCCTCGCGAACTCGTGCTGGCCACGACCACGAGCGTCCAGGATTCCGGACTCCTGGATTCGATCCTGCCGAGATTCAGCGAAGAATCGCGGATTGGCGTGCGTGTGATCGCAGTCGGTACGGGTGCGGCCCTGCGCATGGGTTCAGAGGGAAACGCAGACGCTCTGCTGACCCACGCGCCGTCTTCGGAGCAGAAACTGCTCGACAGCGGTGCGGTGGTTTCGCGCGTCCCGTTCATGGAGAATCACTTCGTGATCGCCGGTCCCGAAGCAGATCCGAGTGGCGTTGCCCAGGCGACCAGCGCGATCGAAGCCCTGCGACAAATCCACGAGCAGAAGGCGGCCTTCGTCAGCCGCGGCGATGATTCCGGCACCCACAAGCGCGAGGTAGCCCTCTTCAAGAGTGCGGGCATCGATCCGGACGAGCGTTGGCCGGGCTATGACAGCACTGGCTCGGGCATGGGGCTCTCTCTGCAGGTCGCCGGAACCCGACGCGCGTATATCCTGTCGGACATCGGCACGTTCCTGGCATTTCAGAAACCCACGAAACTTCACGCACTTTCGAAGCCCGAACCGGCACTGCGCAACGAGTATTCGTTCCTGCGCGTAAGCGCCGAGCGCTTCGGGGAGCGGATCCGCGCGGAAGAAGCGCGTGCGCTCGAAGCTTTTCTCACGCGGGCAGACGTACAGGACGAGATCGGCGCCTTCGGCCAGCAGAAGTTCGGACGTGCGCTGTTCCGGCCGGTGCGAGACGGCGCGAAAGGCGCAAGTGACTGAAGCCGGTCCGATTCTGGAAATCACCCTGCGCACGCTGGCCGTGTGCCTACAGGCGTTGCTGGTTTCCGTGGTGATCGGAGTGCCGCTGGGAATCTGGCTCGGCAGTCGCAGATTTCGCGGTCGCGGTGTGATGATCGGCGTGGTCAATTCGGGAATGGGAGCCCCTCCGGTCGTGGTCGGTCTTTTCCTCGCGTTACTGCTCTGGCCCAGCCAGCCCCTGGGCGGGCTTCAACTCATGTACACGCGTCAGGCGATGGTGATCGCGCAGTTCCTGATCGCGTTGCCGCTGATCGTCGGTATCACACTGGCCGCCGTCGGTGCATTGGATGAAGACTGGGCACTGCAGGTGCGCACGCTCGGCGTTCCGGCACCGTGGCGACTCTGGTTGCTTTTGCGCGAGATTCGACTCGGCCTGCTGGCGGCCGTGATCGCAGCACTGGGCGGCATTCTCTCCGAAGTAGGTGCAGTCTTGATGGTCGGCGGCAATCTCGCCGGGGAAACGCGCGTACTCACGACCGCAGTCATGATGCACACGCGCATGGGCAACCTCGAAATCGCATCGGGTCTGGCGGCCGTCCTGCTCGGACTGATCTTGATCCTCTCGGGCATCCTGACGGCCGTTCAACAGGGAGGCCGGCGATGAGTTGCGTGCCCGCGCTCTCCGCCGAGCGACTGCGGATCCTGCGCACGTCGAAACGCAGTCGTTTCGAGCTTCGCGTCGATCGGCTGGAGATTTTCGGCGGCCACGCGCTGGCCATTCTGGGCGCCAACGGAGCGGGAAAGACCAGCCTGTTGCGCGCTCTGGCCGGGTTGGAGCCACCGGTCGAAGGCACCATCTCGGCGCACGCCGACGGTCCGGTCACCATGGTATTCCAGCGCCCGATTGCCTTCGCTGGAACCGTCGCGCATAACGTGCGCACCGCCCTGCTCTCCCTGCGCCTGCCTTCCGAGCTTGAACAGGATCGAATTCAGCAAGCGCTGCAGCGTTTCGACGTCGCACATCTGATCGAACGCCGTGCGGCCAGCCTATCGGGTGGCGAGTTGCGTCGCGTCGCACTCGCGCGAGCCTTTGCATTGCAACCGGCCGTCCTTTTGCTCGACGAACCCTTCGACGACCTCGATGCCGCGGGCCGCGAGGTCCTGTCCCTCGATCTCCGCGGGGCGATCGAAGACACCGGCGTCGCAGTCGCCGTGGTCACCCACGACCTGAGGCGCGCAGTGCTACTGGCAGATCGAATGGCGGTACTCGACGCGGGATGCGTCCAGCAGATCGACGACACGCCCACCGTCATGGAGAAGCCGCAAAACGCTGGAGTCGCGCGACTCGTCGGCATGACGAATCTGATACCCGGCGTGGTTTCCGACTCCACGGAATCGGGTCACGCGATCGTCGAGATCGATCGCGAACACCGGATCGAGACGCTCTCAGAACTGGAGCGCGGCACGGCAGTCTGGGTGGGAATTCGCAGCGAATACCTGAAGATCGACACCGGCCGCGGAGAGAGCGCTCCGATCGGCAAGGGAGTCGTTCGACAGATTCTGTCCGACGGGGTGTTGAGCACCCTGGTCATCGAATGGGCGGGGTTCGAACTGCGCACCCACCTCATCTCCGGACGCGGACTCTCGCGCAGTCTGGTGCAGGGAGATGCGGTCCTGGTTTCGGTACAGCCCAGAGACGTCTGGCTGATGCGACGCGATCCCTAGTGTCGGCCTCAGCGCAGAGATTCGAGTAACTGCCCGTCGACTCGAGTTCCATTGGGTTGCTCGTTCAGCGCTCGATACGTGCGAATATCGTGTTCGGTGACGACCACTCGATCGCGCGTGTGCCAGGCGTAGTTCATCGCCGAATCGCAATCGAGACAGTGCCGAAGTCCGAGCACGTGTCCGAACTCGTGCGCGATCAACAGG from bacterium includes:
- a CDS encoding ABC transporter ATP-binding protein — protein: MSCVPALSAERLRILRTSKRSRFELRVDRLEIFGGHALAILGANGAGKTSLLRALAGLEPPVEGTISAHADGPVTMVFQRPIAFAGTVAHNVRTALLSLRLPSELEQDRIQQALQRFDVAHLIERRAASLSGGELRRVALARAFALQPAVLLLDEPFDDLDAAGREVLSLDLRGAIEDTGVAVAVVTHDLRRAVLLADRMAVLDAGCVQQIDDTPTVMEKPQNAGVARLVGMTNLIPGVVSDSTESGHAIVEIDREHRIETLSELERGTAVWVGIRSEYLKIDTGRGESAPIGKGVVRQILSDGVLSTLVIEWAGFELRTHLISGRGLSRSLVQGDAVLVSVQPRDVWLMRRDP
- a CDS encoding solute-binding protein — its product is MYWQLRMVLATVLVLAACTADPQSPRELVLATTTSVQDSGLLDSILPRFSEESRIGVRVIAVGTGAALRMGSEGNADALLTHAPSSEQKLLDSGAVVSRVPFMENHFVIAGPEADPSGVAQATSAIEALRQIHEQKAAFVSRGDDSGTHKREVALFKSAGIDPDERWPGYDSTGSGMGLSLQVAGTRRAYILSDIGTFLAFQKPTKLHALSKPEPALRNEYSFLRVSAERFGERIRAEEARALEAFLTRADVQDEIGAFGQQKFGRALFRPVRDGAKGASD
- a CDS encoding methyltransferase domain-containing protein, whose protein sequence is MPDEELPEHVRENRAYWDGMADDWISAGERSWRTEEPIWGCWQLPESQLGLLPEDMTGLHTIELGCGTGYVSGWMARRGATAVGIDNSERQLSTARRLASEHGVELTLHHGNAETVPYAAGHFDFAISEYGAAIWCDPAIWIPEAHRLLKPGGELVFLGHTPLAMICTPPSGAACEPTLHRDYFGLRRLDSTLSQVDPGGIEFNLPISDWLALFRGTGFEVIDYLELQAPPASPDRFNTPGSWAERWPAEQVWKLRRST
- a CDS encoding ABC transporter permease subunit, with the protein product MRCSGRCETARKAQVTEAGPILEITLRTLAVCLQALLVSVVIGVPLGIWLGSRRFRGRGVMIGVVNSGMGAPPVVVGLFLALLLWPSQPLGGLQLMYTRQAMVIAQFLIALPLIVGITLAAVGALDEDWALQVRTLGVPAPWRLWLLLREIRLGLLAAVIAALGGILSEVGAVLMVGGNLAGETRVLTTAVMMHTRMGNLEIASGLAAVLLGLILILSGILTAVQQGGRR
- a CDS encoding nucleotide excision repair endonuclease — encoded protein: MKRFDRTFGAERIAQLPTSPGVYLFKDDDGAVLYVGKAANLRRRLSSYRNASRKKVHRKMRMLVREASQLEIRVQPSEREALAVENELIRSFEPPHNVEGAFSFLYPAIGLRWSERRTLLCFTTSTPVWDVFEFTWFGHFRSRLRAKQAFDTLIDLLALVGHLERRSSLDPAPSLRGSRLAGVRQLDSQLVAALGGYLAGESLDGLKQLVLALLEKPLARRESVDVQQMVELLESFYASDLRPLHDALRSEGRSGTFVEQRERDVLFIRSQ
- a CDS encoding nuclear transport factor 2 family protein yields the protein MSESERNKARVVEFWKRLYEDRDYDAVGEFFAADGLYQDVPTPDFGAVGPENVAKRLRIGLEPIEKHEHETHRIVAEGDTVITEHTEHWYFHTGEKVSLPFVSVQTFRDDKITLWRDYFDLNTLMSNAPPWWIERLAKFTQEDFSD